From one Deltaproteobacteria bacterium genomic stretch:
- a CDS encoding translocation/assembly module TamB domain-containing protein, which yields MSTNRKSFISLVFIVVILIACLQLGLNAALGLGLKELFSQGTGCNVRFESPWIHFFPFRGTIENVRIRHLEEKRSRGFFAKKVSVELELAKLLSKTVSLRHLRLEEAKAISKGPDSGFWRTIKFVTPHRSREANSNEKRQPTWHSFLTDGWSIALSDLVVFSDKRIGPHLELIGKRGRIAMSDLSLEMLEISNSLVDTAIVAKAKFLELEPRNQPASKFGETILDAGLNKGVLRVRRASLGKYSDQSSRPTNDYISIGGVINFNAGIANQYALDVSTLLPHKYLSNLIPGYGDSINNSEAAISANAKISGPLLEPKAVGSIELKLARPFGPIRRKECLPDFARSVFFIDSNRIKLENLQIADLAERGSVELTFDELMSFSAELSLALGRDNPLLKRCLDMSAQLATAEQPFDSSPTVEHISKTSALASALLDSSALIKASGSLKEPSISGSLTANIRQSDIMASSLLVANFNTREDRLNIEVAERGAMPQIQDDPVTSSRPPESSTTDATTFRTAINSKLTAFFSIGLKTGEFFAPNISFVRYPLEKLIAFFSPLLSQSQLATLTAVSTKNSLLSATLSDVRYQPAVPSLSGAGNLFLSDFSGLEDSFFETALSFSGKNIFAKNAIFRSQHGEVLGSGSVAIGGEIGAELSTRNFNLSSVPFWQKYLPSYPCSASVTATLSGTYHDPHYSVSVDLDQMPNTSPVIPVPKSHLEIEGNAILFKVKGDLFNKSALLNIQYPIMPQKAAKLELSLDFEQFPLYIFIASDTSSSANHDFNPLTMGVASGSLRYRGTTHAPLLGTGELLLSRFHLALDGNEITHDKPLRAAIENGRLTFADIDLLAANNKISISGYLDHRTGWDANIHANWNLAHFAALWPDLEQLAGNLNTSLNISGPVDTPVISGPLELAGATLSFPIGNSLLGATKINAKAIFAKQSLLLDELTARIGQGYVFGIGRIQNIFDASTRETDLHFKFSDILLEPIEKLTVNGTGILHVTQSAQRPPHLSGNFDIHNALYEDTVNLADVLKAISSKIAGATPVDVGTSAITAVTEGADDLMTLNIDLRADNALLVETNIARAEMRGDINLGGTTRQPRLDGQIETIDGQFGFRSNEFEIITGKMVFPKNQIAMDPNIDIIGETQVSSATGEDYQVQLAISGTLSSPTIRFSSDSGLGESDIVSLLAFGGRVEELSLLQIKSKTSQLSFAELLDPKSDLSLQDRLSGLTGLREVQLDSRSSIENGEFVPIITATRPVVDDLDLILKTELGREQVNSAQLKYSLTEYLSLISGWKSRAVTSPDSATGEFSGGVTYKRTFPGITFIPPQLSDSSEE from the coding sequence GTGAGCACTAACAGAAAAAGTTTCATTTCCCTCGTGTTTATAGTTGTCATTCTCATCGCATGCCTTCAGTTAGGCCTAAATGCTGCACTGGGTTTAGGATTAAAGGAACTTTTCTCTCAAGGTACGGGATGCAATGTGAGATTCGAGTCTCCTTGGATACATTTTTTCCCATTTCGCGGAACTATAGAAAACGTTCGGATTCGCCACCTAGAGGAAAAGCGCTCTCGAGGATTTTTCGCTAAAAAAGTGTCGGTAGAATTAGAGCTAGCCAAACTGCTCTCTAAAACCGTATCCCTTAGACACCTGAGGCTCGAGGAGGCTAAGGCTATTAGCAAGGGGCCAGATAGTGGCTTTTGGCGCACTATTAAATTCGTAACGCCACATCGCAGTCGCGAAGCCAACAGTAATGAGAAGAGACAACCTACATGGCACTCCTTTTTAACCGATGGGTGGTCAATTGCCTTAAGCGATCTAGTGGTTTTTTCAGATAAGCGCATAGGCCCACATTTGGAACTTATCGGCAAACGGGGAAGAATAGCTATGAGCGATCTCTCACTTGAGATGTTAGAAATTTCAAACTCATTAGTAGATACGGCAATCGTAGCCAAGGCAAAGTTTTTGGAGCTCGAGCCTCGCAACCAGCCTGCCTCGAAATTTGGAGAAACGATTCTCGACGCTGGTTTAAACAAAGGAGTTCTGCGAGTTCGTCGCGCGAGCTTAGGCAAGTATTCAGACCAAAGCAGCCGCCCTACTAACGACTACATTAGCATTGGCGGAGTAATAAACTTTAACGCCGGCATTGCCAATCAATACGCTCTAGACGTGAGCACTCTTCTTCCACACAAGTATCTCTCCAATCTCATACCAGGATATGGCGACTCCATTAATAACTCCGAAGCGGCAATCTCTGCTAACGCCAAAATATCCGGGCCTTTACTTGAGCCCAAGGCAGTTGGTTCAATAGAACTGAAACTAGCTAGGCCTTTCGGCCCTATTAGACGAAAGGAATGTTTGCCGGATTTTGCGCGCAGTGTTTTCTTTATCGATTCGAATCGCATTAAGCTTGAAAATCTTCAAATTGCAGACTTGGCAGAGCGTGGGTCAGTTGAGCTAACCTTTGACGAATTAATGTCTTTTTCCGCTGAACTTAGTTTAGCATTGGGACGAGATAATCCACTACTAAAAAGATGCTTGGATATGTCAGCCCAACTCGCTACTGCGGAACAACCTTTCGACTCCTCACCCACGGTGGAGCACATTTCAAAAACCTCGGCACTAGCTAGCGCCTTGCTTGACTCAAGCGCACTTATTAAGGCAAGCGGCTCTCTAAAGGAGCCAAGCATTTCGGGCTCATTAACTGCTAATATCCGACAAAGCGACATTATGGCTAGTTCATTGCTAGTTGCTAATTTTAATACGCGCGAGGATAGGCTAAATATCGAGGTAGCGGAACGCGGAGCCATGCCACAAATTCAAGATGATCCCGTAACTTCCTCTAGGCCTCCAGAATCATCGACTACAGATGCTACCACCTTTAGGACGGCGATAAACTCAAAATTGACGGCTTTTTTCTCTATCGGCCTTAAGACTGGGGAGTTTTTTGCTCCCAATATATCCTTTGTGCGCTATCCGCTAGAAAAGCTTATAGCCTTCTTTAGCCCTTTGCTTAGCCAATCTCAACTAGCAACGCTTACGGCAGTAAGCACAAAGAATAGCCTCCTATCAGCTACGCTCTCAGATGTGCGTTATCAGCCAGCCGTGCCATCCCTTTCGGGAGCTGGCAACCTCTTCTTGTCGGACTTCTCTGGACTCGAGGATTCCTTTTTTGAAACCGCTTTGTCGTTTAGCGGCAAAAACATTTTCGCTAAAAATGCCATTTTTCGCTCGCAGCATGGCGAGGTTCTAGGAAGCGGCAGCGTCGCGATTGGGGGCGAAATTGGCGCTGAATTATCGACGCGGAATTTTAACCTTAGCAGCGTGCCATTTTGGCAGAAATATCTTCCCTCCTATCCATGCTCGGCAAGCGTTACCGCTACACTCAGTGGGACTTACCATGATCCGCATTACAGCGTTTCTGTAGATTTAGATCAGATGCCGAATACGTCCCCGGTTATCCCAGTTCCTAAATCTCACCTCGAGATAGAGGGAAACGCAATACTTTTTAAGGTCAAGGGGGATCTGTTCAACAAATCCGCTTTGTTAAATATCCAATATCCAATAATGCCGCAAAAGGCGGCGAAACTCGAGCTATCTCTTGATTTCGAACAATTTCCACTCTACATTTTTATAGCATCGGATACTTCCTCAAGCGCTAACCATGATTTTAATCCTTTGACTATGGGCGTGGCTTCTGGTTCCTTGCGATATAGAGGTACTACCCATGCGCCTCTACTGGGAACAGGCGAACTGTTGCTTAGCAGGTTTCATCTCGCCCTAGATGGCAATGAGATAACGCATGACAAGCCATTAAGAGCAGCAATTGAGAACGGGCGACTTACCTTCGCCGATATTGACCTTTTAGCGGCTAATAACAAAATATCCATATCGGGTTATCTCGATCATCGGACGGGATGGGATGCTAATATTCACGCTAACTGGAATTTAGCGCATTTTGCAGCCCTCTGGCCCGACTTAGAGCAGTTGGCCGGCAACCTAAATACAAGTCTCAACATTAGCGGACCAGTTGATACGCCGGTTATTAGCGGCCCATTAGAACTTGCGGGGGCTACCCTGTCCTTTCCGATAGGCAATTCACTTTTAGGAGCGACTAAAATAAATGCTAAAGCCATTTTTGCTAAACAGTCTCTCCTGCTTGACGAGCTTACTGCGCGCATTGGGCAAGGTTACGTATTTGGCATCGGTCGAATTCAGAATATTTTCGATGCCAGCACCAGAGAAACTGACCTCCATTTTAAATTTTCCGATATACTCCTAGAACCGATAGAAAAGCTCACAGTTAATGGGACGGGCATTTTGCACGTAACTCAGAGTGCTCAGAGGCCACCTCATCTTTCGGGAAATTTCGACATTCATAACGCATTGTACGAGGATACCGTAAATCTTGCAGATGTTCTTAAGGCGATTTCTAGCAAAATAGCTGGCGCTACGCCCGTTGATGTAGGTACTAGCGCCATAACTGCGGTGACTGAGGGAGCAGATGATTTAATGACCTTAAATATCGACCTCCGCGCCGATAACGCGTTGCTCGTTGAAACTAACATTGCTCGCGCTGAAATGCGAGGAGATATCAACCTCGGTGGGACAACACGACAACCGCGTTTAGACGGCCAAATCGAGACCATTGACGGGCAATTTGGATTTAGGTCAAACGAGTTTGAAATCATTACTGGAAAAATGGTTTTTCCAAAAAATCAGATCGCGATGGATCCCAATATAGACATTATCGGCGAAACTCAAGTTAGCAGTGCTACCGGCGAGGATTATCAGGTTCAACTTGCAATTTCTGGGACGCTCAGTTCGCCCACTATTAGATTTTCGTCGGATAGTGGTTTAGGCGAAAGCGATATCGTTTCACTTCTAGCTTTTGGTGGACGCGTAGAAGAACTTTCACTGTTGCAGATAAAATCAAAAACTTCTCAGCTTAGTTTTGCCGAATTGCTAGATCCAAAATCCGATCTCAGCCTCCAAGATCGCCTTTCTGGCTTAACTGGGCTTAGAGAAGTTCAACTCGATTCACGCTCTTCTATCGAGAATGGCGAATTCGTCCCTATAATCACGGCCACGCGCCCGGTAGTCGACGATTTGGATCTAATATTAAAAACCGAACTTGGCCGCGAGCAAGTCAATTCAGCACAGCTTAAATATAGCCTAACTGAATATCTAAGCCTTATTTCGGGCTGGAAGTCACGTGCAGTTACCTCTCCTGACTCGGCAACGGGAGAATTCTCTGGTGGAGTTACTTACAAGCGAACGTTTCCTGGCATAACTTTCATTCCGCCGCAATTGTCAGATTCATCGGAAGAATGA